The Desulfovulcanus ferrireducens genomic interval TGTCCCGGACAACTTTACTCTATCCAAAAGTTCGGGCCTTAAGTTTATTGTCTCTTCAAGAGCCTTACGCCTTCTCCACAGAGCGATCTCTTTATGGTTTCCGGATAAAAGCACATCCGGAACCTTATAACCCTGGAATACTTCCGGTCTGGTATAATGTGGATGTTCCAAAAGACCGGTAGCAAAACTCTCGTCAGTAAAAGACTCTTCTTTGCCCATAAAGCCAGGTATGAGGCGGGAAATGGATTCGACCAGACACAGGGCCGCGCTTTCCCCGCCATTCAAGACAAAGTCGCCAACAGACACGGGCTCTAAGTCGTACAAGTTTTCGATTCTGGCATCAATGCCCTCATAACGCCCGCATATAAAGGCAACCTCGCTTTCCAAAGCCAGGCTCTTAGCCATATCCTGGTTAAAGGGTTTTCCCTTGGGCGAAAGGAGAATCTTGCGGCACGTCCTGGGTAGAGTTTCTATGGCCCTGCTCAACGGTTCAAGCATCATGACCATGCCTGGCCCTCCCCCATAAGGACGATCGTCCACGATTCTGTGCCTGTCTTGAGTAAAATCCCTGGGATTTATAAATGAAAAGTTAATAAGCCCTTTATCTTGAGCCTTGGCAAGCAGTCCACATCTCAAAGGGGACTGAAAAAATTCGGGAAAAATAGAAAGAATATAAAAATGCATTTCAAACCAATTCAACCAATATAGATATCCAGCAATCCTTCGGGTGGATTAATGACTATCTTCTTCAGCTCCAGGTCAACTTCCTGAACAAATTCCTCATTTGCAGGAAACAAAACCTCTTTTGCATCTTCGGTCATAATTACCCAGACTTCATTTCCACTGTGGACCTGAACATCTTTTAAAACGCCCAGATAAGCACCGTCTGATAAATAAATCCGGCAGTCCAGCAGTTCATATAGATAGATCTCATCATCCTCCTTTGGAGGAAGATCCTTTTCTCTAACCAGGACTTCAGCCCCCCGCCATTCTTCAGCTTGGCTTCGACCTACAATATTTTCAAAAAAAACAAGCATCTTGTTCTGGTGAGGTCGCCACGAGATGAGCCTGAAGGGCTTAGGCTTCTGTCCCTCCTTTTGCAAGTACAGCCGCGTAATGCCTTCCAAAAAGAAAGGGGAGTCTGCATAACAGGCAATGCAAAGCTCCCCTTTGAGTCCATGCGGCTTCAAAACCTTCCCACACAAAACAAGGTTTTTGGAAGCCATGGGTTATTTTCTTTATTCCAATATTTCCAGAACAGCACGCTTTTGGGCCTTAGTTGAGGCAGCGCCCAGAATGGTGCGCATAGCTCTGGCAGTGCGTCCTTGTTTGCCGATCACCTTACCTAAATCTTCTTTAGCTACCTTGAGTTCAATGACAGAAGTCTGTTCCCCTTCGATTTCAGACACAGATACGGCATCTGGATTGTCCACTAAAGACTTGGCAATGTACTCGATCAAATCCTTCAACATAAGCACCTCCGTTAGCTACAGTTCTAAATTGATTTTCCGGACCTGTTGAAAACAAACGCTGACTTAGCAGCTATCGGCCCCACAACTAGAAACCCACTTTTTTAAGCAAAGAGCGGACAGTGTCAGAGGGCTTGGCCCCCCTTTCCATCCACATCTTAACTTTTTCTTGATCGATTTTGATCTCTGGTGGTTCAGTCATTGGGTTATAGTACCCCAGGTAATCCAAAGCCCGACCATCACGCCTAGTCTCACTGTTCAAAGCCACTATGCGATAAAATGGTCTTTTCTTGGATCCCATTCTCGTCAATCTCAATCTCAAAGCCATTCTTTTCAACCCCCATCTAATTTTTATTGAGTAGTTAAGCGGTAAGCGTCAAGCAGCTAAATATTATTTCTCTATACATTGATTGCACGTTAATCGACAACTCACCCTCTCAACTTCAAATATAAACAAGTTGTCTTTTTGTCCAGAGTTTAAAACTACCTTTTCTTTTTCTTTCTCTTCGCCTTCTTGCGCTTCTTACGCAAAGATGATCCGGTACCAGACCCCAGACGCATGCCCCCTTTTACGCTCTGGCCCATCATTTTCTTCATCATTTTCTGCATCTGCTCAAAATTCTTGAGCAATTGATTTACTTCCTGGACTGATGTCCCACTACCTCTGGCAATTCTTTGCTTACGGCTGGCATTGATTATCTTGGGCTCATGTCGTTCCTCAGGAGTCATGGAATTTATAATGGCCTCCACCCGGGCCAGCTCCTTTTCGGGAACCTTGACATCTTTCAGCTTGTCTCGCAATTTGCCCATGCCAGGAACCAACTTCAGTAACCCCTCTATGGACCCCAGCTTTTTTAAGCGCCGCATCTGGGTTCTAAAATCTTCCAAGTCAAACTGGGATTTTTTTAGCTTTCTTTCCAGCTCCTTGGCTTCGTTGGCATCAATGCTGGACTGGGCTTTCTCAATCAGAGTGAGTATATCGCCCATGCCCAGGATTCGGGAAGCTACCCGATCAGGATGAAAAACTTCCAGATCGCTTAATTTTTCTCCTACGCCAATAAACTTGATTGGCTTCTGCGTGACCGACTTAATGGACAGGGCAGCGCCTCCACGAGCATCGCCCTCCATCTTGGTCAACACAATACCGGTCACGTCCAGAAGCTCATTAAACTTGGCAGCCACATTAACCGCATCCTGACCGGTCATAGCATCGGCCACGAATAAAATCTCATGCGGCTGGCATTCGGACTTTATGGCCACCAGCTCCTGCATTAATTTTTCATCAATGTGCAACCGACCTGCCGTATCCAGCAAAACCACGCTATAAGCATTCTTCTTGGCTTCATCGATGGCCTTGCGGCAGATATCAACCGGGTCCATATCTGGCGTAGATGGATAGGCAGGAACATTAATCTCAGTAGCCAGCTTGTGTAATTGCTCTATGGCCGCAGGCCGATAAACATCCGCAGGAACCAGATACGGAGCGTACTTATTTCGCCGTAAATATAACGATAGCTTGGCCGCTGTTGTTGTTTTACCAGAACCTTGCAGCCCTACAAGCATTATCACAACCGGCGGCTTGGCCTTTAAATTAAGTTCCTCACTCTGCCCGCCTAAAAGGTCAATGAGCTCTTCATGAACAATTTTAACTACCTGCTGCCCTGGCGTAAGGCTCTTTAAAACGTCCTGACCTAAAGCGCGTTCTTTTACTCGCTGAATAAAGTCCTTTACGACCTTATAATTGACATCCGCTTCCAAAAGGGCCAGACGTACTTCCCGCAAGCCCTCCTGGATATTCTTCTCATCCAGACGGCCATGACCTTTTAACTTCTTGAATACCGAGTTTAATCTATCAGAAAGACTATCAAACATAATTATTAAAGCAACTGTAGTTTAAAATGTGCTAAAGCACCTGGCAGGTACATATCATTTCCAAGGCCAGCAACAACATATAATATATAAAAGTTCAGACAGACATCATATTTCTTGCCTGGCAGCAAAAAAAGAAGTCTATCTGAATAAATAAGATAGAGACACAAGTCAATAGCTTTACACTTACAATATCAGCTTAATTCTCACGCCTTGAGCGCTTTTTCTACCGCCGTCCTGATTGCATCTGCGGACCGGGCAATAATATTGTCATCCACGCAAAAAGCAAAACGAACATAGCCAGGATAGCCAAAGCCAGAACCGGGGACAGCCAAAACCTTTTCTTCTATAAGTATGCGTACAAATTCATGATCTTTTTCATGTGGAGCTTTGGGAAAGAAGTAAAATCCGCCTCTGGGCAGAGAAAACTCAAGGCCTGCGTTACTAAGTACCTCGGCCATAACCTTTCGCCGGAGCACATATTTTTCTGTATCCACAAGAGAACCCAGACTCTTTAATATCAGATATTGTCCAATAACCGGCGCATTGACATAGCCAAGTATTCTATTGGTCAAGACAAGGCCGGCTAAGAGATCCTCTTTTTGTTCCATCTGCGGGCAGACAGCAATATACCCCACTCTTTCCCCTGCCAAAGCCAGACTTTTTGAAAAGGAACTCACAATAACGCTATCGGCATACAAAGACAAAATTGAAGGCACTTGAACCTGATCATAGGTAAGAAATCTATAAGGCTCGTCAGAAACAAGAAGTATGGGTCTGCCAAACTGTCTACTCTTAGCCTTTAATATGTCCACCAGGGCTTTTAACTCTTCCTCACTATAGACTTGTCCTGTGGGATTGTTTGGCGAATTGATTAGTACTGCTCTTACTTTTGGCCCAATGGCTGCCTCGAGCCCATCCAAATCAAGCTCAAAGGTCAGCGGTTTACAGGGCACGGTTTTTAAAATCCCTTTGAAATTTTGCACATAAAAACCATATTCTACAAAATAAGGAGCAGGGCAAACTACTTCGTCACCCGGCTCTAATATAGCCCGAAAGAGTGCATTTAACCCACCTGCAGCCCCGCAAGTAACAATAATATCTTGCTCTTCCAGCTCCACCTTTTGTTCTTGACTTAAATATTTAGCCAGGGCCTGCCGTAGCTCTGGCAGACCGGCATTGGGCATGTATCCCAAAGCAAACGGTTTGCTTACCTGCTCAGCTAATTCTTTTAGCCCCTGCGCCACTTCTTGCGGAGGCGGCAAATCCGGATTGCCCAAGCTAAAATCAAAAACATTTTCCGGACCATACTTTTGCTTGAGTTCCCGGCCCTTTTCAAACATCTGCCTTATCCAGGATGATTTTTCCAGATAGGCCTCAACTTGTTTAGACAAAACTTGCATCTTTTTCCCCTTTACTCTCTCAATTTCCATTGCCCATCATGCAGGAGATATCAGAAGGCCTGATTAAATTTATAAAGAGAAATGCGCCCGCAATAAATGCAGGCGCATCCATCCATATCTCTTAGAACGACTGGCTTAATAGAGTAATGGTTTTACAATACATTATTTTATGATTTTCCACTCGCCATTCTGGATCTCGACCATTTCAAAGGCATCTTCGTCCAGGCCATTGTGGTCAGCAGGAGAGAAGTTGAAAATGCCACCGGTACCAACGAAACCAGTGATCTTTTCCAGGTTATTCCTAATGTCTGCGGGCTTAGTCGAATTGCCCATCTCAATAGCCTTCACAATAAGATGGAAAGCATCCCAGGCATGGCCCCCAAAAGTGGAAACAGGTGTATGGAATTTGGATTCATAATCTTGAATATAGGCTTTTAAAACTGGCTTTTGAGGGTTGTCATCAGAAATCTGATCAGCCACTATGAGTCGGCCGGCCGGAAGCATAATGCCTTCGCTGGCCTTGCCTGCAAGCTCTATAAATTTTTTCGAAGCAACACCGTGGCTCATGTAAAGCGGAGTTTTAATGCCAAGCTGAACACGGTTTCTGGCAACAACAGCCGGACCAGGATTAGTACCCCAACAAATAATTGCGTCCGGGTTCTGGCCTTTTATCTTGATAAGCTGGGAAGTCATATCTGTATCTTTAGGGCCATAGACCTCATCGGCCACAAGTTGAAGGCCCATGGCCGGAACCAGTTCTTTAAGGACTGCCCGGCCAGCCTGACCAAAACCATTAGAGACTGTGATAATCGCGATTTTTTTATAACCTTTACTCTTAGCGTGTTTTAAAATCTTGGTTACTGCATGCCGGTCTGACTGCGGAGTCTTAAATACCCATTTTTTTACGGGTTTAACAATTTTCTCTGCAGCTGCACAAGAAACCAGAGGGATACGAGCACGCTCAAATTTATTTACAATGGCCAGGGTATTTCCGGACGTGGTCGGACCAATAACAGCAACCACACGATCTTTTTTGAGCAACTTATCAGCGGCAAGCACACATTTATTAACATCGGTTTCATCGTCATATATTATAAGCTCAACCTTTTTGCCTAAAATACCACCCTGGCTGTTAATCTGCTCCTGAAGCATAAGGGCGGTATTTTTTTCTGGTTCGCCCAGAAAAGAGGCAGGACCGGATGCGGAGAATATCGCTCCCAGCTTAATGACATCTTCGGCAAAACCGTTGACCGTTACAGCCATACAAATAGTCAAAGTCAGATAAAAAATTTTCAGAATTTTCATAAACCCTCCCTTGAAAAGTTTAGACAGACCCTAAGGTCTTGTTTTTGTCTAGTTTACAATTTTAAATTTTGCAGGCACCATTACACTGAATAAGCAACAAAAGCAATGGAAGCTTCACGTTAAACGAGCAAAAACCAGGTAGCCTGTGTGGGCCACCATGCGATCGTCGGGACGCAAACGCTGAGGTACAGGTTTATAGCGACGGACCAGGATCTCCAGAACCTCGATCTCGCCAAATGGCCCTTGCTCAAGGCATTCCAGGAGCTTGCTTACCTGGTTGGTGGTAGGCAAAAGAAAACCAAGTGGTGCACCTGGTTTTAACGCGGAAGGGATATGCTCCAGATAATCCCATGGAGTGCGTACATCCAAAAAAAGAGTATCGACGTTTTCTTGTAAAAATCCTGCGCTAATATCATGATTAAACTGTTCTACCCTGCTTCCAAGACCTGCCCTTGCCAAATTCCGGGCACAGAGTTTAAAAAACTCCTCCCTGCGTTCGTAGGTGTAGACTTTGCCCTGTTCGCCCACAAACCAGGCCAGGGCTGTAGTCAATGCCCCCGACCCGGACCCGGCCTCAATGACCTTACTGCCCGGACCTATTCCCAGTTTAATTATAATATATCCAATTTCTTTAGGATAAATTATTTGCGTCTGTCTTTTGATCGATTTGATCAAATCATAAAGGGTTGGTTTCAATACAAGGTAGGGGCGGCCCAAATGGGTGGGCACTGTTTGTCCAAATCCTGCCTGCAAAACTTTTTTAAACTCTAGTTGTCCATCATGGGTGTGCAACACATCATCTGGATGGGCAAGCTTAAAGTAACGCTTGCCCTTGGGACTGACTAACATTACCAGTTGACCGGGCTTGAGCATAAATCCTCCATATTTGGTTAAACAACTTGAGAAAATTTAATCTAACTCAACTTACTCAACTACTCAACTACTCACCCACTCAACCAAAAACAAAGGAGAGTAAAAGATGCGCTTCAAATATATCTTTGGTCCGGTTTTATCTTCTCGTTTGGGAAAATCCCTGGGTGTTGACCTGCTAGGGAATAAAATTTGTAATTTTGACTGCCTATATTGTGAGGTAGGTAAAACCGAGGTCCATACAACAAAACGAGCACGCTACGTGCCCAAAGAAAAAATATTTACAGAACTGAAAGAATGGTTAGAACTTGACCTGCCTGAACCTGACTTTATCACTTTGGGAGGACAAGGAGAGCCCTGCTTAAACCTGGAATTAGGAGAAATAATCCGAGGCATTAAACTCATAGCTCCAAAGATTCCGGTAGCAGTTTTGACCAACGGTACGCTCCTTGGTGATGCCCATGTCAGAAAAGAAATAAGCCTGGCCGATGTAGTCTTGCCTTCGCTGGATACTGTTGTTGAAACCGAATTTAAAAAACTGAATCGCCCTTGTTCGGGTGTAAGTTTAAAAAAAATCATAGCCGGACTTTTAACCTGGAGAAGGGAATTTAACGGTAAAGTTTTTTTAGAAATCCTTCTAATTCCCGGTATAAATGATAGCCTGCAGAATTTAGAGGGTTTACAAAAATTTTGTTTACAGTTTAAAGCAGACAGAGTGGACGTTGTCGGCATGACCAGGCCCGGGGCATACATCAAAGATTGTCTCTTAAGTAAAAGCGCTATAAACAAGTGGCAAAAGGTTCTAGGTGCAACCACCGAGCCAGCACAAAAAATTGAAGGCCAAAAGATTAAAGTCCGGGCGGATGAAGACATAATTCTGGCCTCCCTTACAAGAAGACCACAAACAAAAAAAGACCTGGCCCTGGCGTTGAGTATGGGGGAGGAAGAACTCAGCGAAATTTTAACCAGATTGGAAAACAAAGGAATTGTGACAAAAAATTATGACAGCAAGAATACAAAAGAATTTTACACAGTTGATAAGAGGTAAAAATGCCTAGTAAACAAAGAAAAAGAAAAATGTTTATCAGTGTTTTGCCAGGAGAGCAGATTGAAGTGGCCCTGGCTGAAGATGGCCGTCTACAGGAATATTATGTGGAAATGTTGCATCAATCCAAGACCAAGGGCAATATTTACAAAGGAAAAATCCACAACATTGATCCGGCACTGCAGGCAGCGTTCATTAATTACGGGGGCCCAAAAAATGGTTTCCTGCAAGTGGATGAAGTCCATCCCGAATATTATCACTCGGACATCAAACCATTAAAAGGCCATAAATACCCCCCTCTGCAAAGGGTGCTAAGGCCTGGACAGGAAATCCTGGTTCAGGTGGTCAAGGAGCCAACCGGAAACAAAGGAGCTTTTTTAACAACTTACCTGTCTCTGCCCGGAAGGTATTTTGTTCTCACCCCTGGTCGGGAACAACTTGGAATTTCTAGAAAAATTACCAATGAGAAAGAAAGAGAAAGGCTGCGCAAGATTGTCGAAGAATTCAAACTGGAGACGGGTTTAGGGGTTATTGTACGCACAGCCAGCGAAGGTCAGAGTAAGGCCAGCCTGTCCAGGGATTTACAATTCCTGAAGCGGCTGTGGAAAGAGGTCCGCAAGCGAGGTGTTTCAGAATCCGCTCCGGCCTTGATTTATGAAGAGAAGGACTTGGCCTTTCGGGCAATCCGAGACTATCTGACCCAGGATGTGGCAGAAGTATGGGTCGACCATGAAGAAACTGCTGAGCAGGTGCGCGAATTTGTCTCCCTGATTTTTCCCAGACGCAAAAAAATGGTCAAATTCCATTCTGATACTGGAAAAACCCTGCTGGAGAGGTTTAACTTAGAAGGTCAACTAGCCCAGATTTATTCTCGTGAGGTGGAGCTACCCTGCGGAGCCAGGTTGGTCTTTGATCAGACCGAGGCCTTGATGGCCGTAGATATCAATTCCGGGAAAATCGCGGGAGAAAAAAATTTCAAGGAGATGGCCTTCAAGGCAAATTTAGAGGCAGCTGAAGAAATACCTCATCAACTAAGACTTCGTGATGTGGGAGGACAGATAGTTATTGATTTCATCGAAATGAAAGACAAAAAATACATAAGAGAAGTGGAAAAAACTTTAAGAGCCGGCCTGAAGTCAGACAAGGCACGCACAGAAATGAATCCCATGTCCAGGTTTGGATTGGTTCAATTGGTCCGGCAGCGTCTGGGAATATCGGCCTTGTCCGTAACCATGCAAAACTGTCCGCACTGCCAGGGGACAGGTATGGTCAGGAATTTGGAATGGCAAGCTCAGCAAGCCTTAAAGGAAATTTATCGTGGCCTGCGCCGTAAAAATTGCCCCGAACCTTTTGAGTTCAAAGCAGATCCTGAATTGGCCCTGTACTTATTGAACCACAAACGGGATAAACTCCGGGACTGGGAAATCAAGTTCGAGCGACACGTTCACATCGTGCCTCAGAAGCTAAGTTAGGCAACTACTGATGGACAAAAAAAGGGTTCTTCTTCATATTTGCTGTGGCCCTTGCGCCATTTATCCATTAACCTGGCTAAAAAAACAGGGGTATGAAGTCGTTGGCCTTTATTACAATCCCAATATTCATCCCTTGCAGGAATATGTACGGCGCAAGCAGGCACTGCAGGAGGTGGCAGCCAGATTGGAGGTCAAAGTCATCTTCAAAGACGAGGATTATGACCCTGGTCTTTATCTGCGGCAGGTAGTATTCAGGGAGGAGAACCGCTGCTTTTACTGTTATCAGATGCGCCTGGAGCGGGCAGCGGCCATCGCAAAGCGAGGGAACTTTGATTATTTTACAACCACTTTACTCTATAGCAAGTTCCAAAAACACGATCAGATCGCCGGTTTGGGCCGTGACCTGGCTGGAAGCGGCAAGGTTCAGTTTTTATATGTTGATTTTCGTCAGGGGTGGAAACAAGGAATTAAGATTTCAAAAGAATGGAAAATTTATCGGCAGCAATATTGCGGTTGTATCTACAGTGAGTTTGAACGGTATAAAAAATTACTGACAGGTCAGTAGTTACGAAACATAAAATGCTCCTCTATGTTCATTTTCCTTTTTGCCGGAAAAAATGTAATTATTGTGCCTTTTTTTCCCAGAAACTTGTGCCGGAGATGGTCCAGATTTACCTGACCAGCCTGAAAAATGAGATTGTATTCTGGTCCAATGAATTTAATTTTCCGGCTATCTCCAGTATCTATTTTGGCGGCGGCACTCCTTCTCTTTTATCTTCAGAAATTCTTGACCGGATTATTAATTGGATCAACAAATACTTTCACCTGGCTCCTGCCTTGGAATTTACTTTAGAGGCAAACCCAGAATCCCTTGATAAAAAAGAGAAGGTTTCAGCCCTAAGAAAAATTGGCGTAAATCGAATCAGTCTTGGGATACAAAGTCTAAATGATGAAGACCTGAATTTCTTGGGTCGGGTACACACGGCCAAGCAGGCACACACTTCTTTCAGGCTTCTACGTGAAGCAGGCTTTGCCAATATCAGCCTGGATTTTATCTGGGGCCTGCCAGGACAGACATTACCCAAATGGCTTGGCATGTTAAAAAAAGTGGTTAAATTAAAACCAGAACATATATCCTGCTATGCCCTTACCATTGAACCCGGGACAAAACTAGCTCAAATAAAAGATAAACTCACCCTGCCTGATGAAAATGAACAGGGTAAAATGTATGTTTATGGGGGGGAACTTCTGGAAAGCGAAGGATACCTTCAATATGAAATCTCCAATTTTGCTCGAATAGGTTATTCATGTAGACACAACCAAGGTTACTGGGATGGACAGGACTTTTTAGGCCTGGGTCCTTCGGCAGTCTCTACCATAAAAGACAAACGCTGGCAGAACCCGGCTAACATCAAGGATTATCAAAAGCTGGTAGAGCAAAAGTATAAAGGTCTTGAATATGAGTTTTTGGATGAGAAGAAGAAAACCAATGAACTGGTTATGCTCTCCTTGCGCACCAGCAAGGGACTAAAACTTAAAACATATCGACGATTGACTGGAAAAAATTTTGTCCAAGAATATGCAACTCTGGTAAATCTGCTGCATAAAAACCATCTGATAAGACTTTGCAATGGTTATTTACGCTTGACCAAGACCGGAATGCTGGTCAGCGATACCATTATTGAACGATTTATGGAGGAGGCTTAAAGAATAAGGTTAAAAAAGCCTGTGGCCGAACCTGTTATCAACTCAATTTCCATTGTTCATTCCTGTCTTGGTTTCTTTCATGCTGGTACAAAGACTTGAACCCATCTAAAACTTGCTTGCGGACAGAGCATAATGGGATATTTTGGGTAAACAAATATTCTTTTAATTATAGCTGAGTTGAGCCATTTTCACTCAATGGGTGAGATTGCCACGGACAGCTTCGCTGCCCTCGCAATGACGAACTCGCTCCTGTCATTGCGAGTGGAACAAAGTGTAGCGAAGCAATCTCAAAGTTTGAACTGCAAAAAAAATCGCTCAATTTAAACTGTCGATAGTTATGTCAGTATCGCAAAGTATTTAGCCCATTCATCCCGATGCTCTGTTTTTCCGCAAGCTTCATTAAGATTGGGTTACCCAAGCCGTTTGTAATGCATTTCAGAAACCAAGACTTTCATTCAGCGGTTAAAATAGGAGGGTTCGGGCACAGGCTAAAAAGGAGAAAAGATATGGGCGAGTGGTCTGAAATAGGTAAACTTTTAATCGTCTTTGGCCTGATTCTAATCGGAATAGGCCTCTTTTTACTCTTTGGCGATAAACTGCCTCTAAAATTAGGCCACCTACCTGGAGATATTGTCTATGAACGGGGGAATTTTAAATTTTACTTTCCCTGGGTGACCTGTCTAGTCATAAGTATTATTTTGACTCTGATCTTTTCTCTTTGGCGCAGATGAAGAAGGTAGTTGAGAAGTTGGGAAGATAAGAAGACAGGCCAATCCGTAGTTGCAAAGCTAGTTTTTTCGCCATTACGGCCAAATCTTCATTCAAGCTGCATACTTGCCTAACTTCTTAACCTCTTATCTTCTCAACTTCCTTCCTTAAATTCTATTCAACGCCCTCTTCATCCTCCTAATAGTCCGTTCTTTCCCCAGAACTTCCATAGTCTCGAAGAGACCGGGACTGGCAGTCCTGCCGGTGATGGCCACCCGAATGGGTTGGGCTATGACCTTAAATTTTATGTTAGCATCTTCCAGGTATTTTGCCAAAATATTTTCCAGCTCTTGCCGATCAAAGGTTTCAGCCTGCTCCAAACGCCTGATGATCTCCTGAAGGTGGTTTCTGGCCTCATCTGACAGGAATTTTTGCACTGCTTTTGCGTCATACTGGAGCTGATCATCGGCAACCAAAAAGAACTCTGCCTGGTCGGCCATTTCCATAATCGTTTTAGCCCTGGGCTGAAGCAGGGGCACAATCTTTTCCAGGTAGGTCAAGTCTAAGTCTGAGTGACTGTCCCGGATATGCTCGCTTAGAAGCCTGGCCAACCGTCGGGGATCTCCTTCCTTTATGTAGTGGCTATTCAACCACAATAATTTATCCATATCAAAGACACTGGCTGACTTGCTCAAGTTTTCCAAGGAAAACTTTTCAATCAGCTCTTCGCGGGAGAATATCTCTTCATCCCCATAGGCCCAGCCCAAACGTACCAGATAGTTGATCATGGCTTCAGGCAAAAAGCCCATTTCTTTGTATTTCATTACTGACGTAGCGCCGTGGCGCTTGGAAAGTTTTTTCTTGTCAGGCCCCAGAATCATGGGCACATGCCCAAAAAGAGGCACGTTAAGCTCCAAGGCCCTGTAGATGAGGATCTGTTTGGGGGTATTGTTGATATGATCGTCCCCGCGCAAAACATGGGTTACCCCCATAGTCGCATCATCCACCACCACGGCCAGGTTATAGGTAGGTGTGCCATCAGCTCTCTGGAGTACAAAATCATCCAATTCTTCATTATTTACAGCAATCGGTCCTTTGACCAGATCATGAAATGCTGTTTGGCCAGCCAAAGGGGCCTTTAAGCGAATAACCCGCCCAGGACCCGGGCCAAGATTTTTTTCCCGGCAGCGGCCATTGTATTTAGGCTTAAGGCCTTTGGCCCTTGCTTCTTCACGCATGGCATCCACTTCTTCAGGGGTACACTGGCAATAGTAGGCCTGGCCCGTGTCCACCAACTTCTGGATATATTCACGATATAGGT includes:
- the trmD gene encoding tRNA (guanosine(37)-N1)-methyltransferase TrmD gives rise to the protein MHFYILSIFPEFFQSPLRCGLLAKAQDKGLINFSFINPRDFTQDRHRIVDDRPYGGGPGMVMMLEPLSRAIETLPRTCRKILLSPKGKPFNQDMAKSLALESEVAFICGRYEGIDARIENLYDLEPVSVGDFVLNGGESAALCLVESISRLIPGFMGKEESFTDESFATGLLEHPHYTRPEVFQGYKVPDVLLSGNHKEIALWRRRKALEETINLRPELLDRVKLSGTDISYLKDLERIRLGRNLYLALVHYPVLNKNGQIGTTSLTNLDIHDIARVSRTFGLGGYYICTPLKDQQQLAARLIKHWVSGPGGEANPDRAKALETITICSYLQDAVSDIAEKTGHRPKIIVTSAREVGHLACEDVRKLLEQEPVLLVFGTGSGLSSEVMNEAGSTLRPIAYLSDYNHLSVRSAASIYVDRILGDYFA
- the rimM gene encoding ribosome maturation factor RimM (Essential for efficient processing of 16S rRNA), which produces MASKNLVLCGKVLKPHGLKGELCIACYADSPFFLEGITRLYLQKEGQKPKPFRLISWRPHQNKMLVFFENIVGRSQAEEWRGAEVLVREKDLPPKEDDEIYLYELLDCRIYLSDGAYLGVLKDVQVHSGNEVWVIMTEDAKEVLFPANEEFVQEVDLELKKIVINPPEGLLDIYIG
- a CDS encoding KH domain-containing protein, which codes for MLKDLIEYIAKSLVDNPDAVSVSEIEGEQTSVIELKVAKEDLGKVIGKQGRTARAMRTILGAASTKAQKRAVLEILE
- the rpsP gene encoding 30S ribosomal protein S16, with the protein product MALRLRLTRMGSKKRPFYRIVALNSETRRDGRALDYLGYYNPMTEPPEIKIDQEKVKMWMERGAKPSDTVRSLLKKVGF
- the ffh gene encoding signal recognition particle protein, yielding MFDSLSDRLNSVFKKLKGHGRLDEKNIQEGLREVRLALLEADVNYKVVKDFIQRVKERALGQDVLKSLTPGQQVVKIVHEELIDLLGGQSEELNLKAKPPVVIMLVGLQGSGKTTTAAKLSLYLRRNKYAPYLVPADVYRPAAIEQLHKLATEINVPAYPSTPDMDPVDICRKAIDEAKKNAYSVVLLDTAGRLHIDEKLMQELVAIKSECQPHEILFVADAMTGQDAVNVAAKFNELLDVTGIVLTKMEGDARGGAALSIKSVTQKPIKFIGVGEKLSDLEVFHPDRVASRILGMGDILTLIEKAQSSIDANEAKELERKLKKSQFDLEDFRTQMRRLKKLGSIEGLLKLVPGMGKLRDKLKDVKVPEKELARVEAIINSMTPEERHEPKIINASRKQRIARGSGTSVQEVNQLLKNFEQMQKMMKKMMGQSVKGGMRLGSGTGSSLRKKRKKAKRKKKKR
- a CDS encoding pyridoxal phosphate-dependent aminotransferase, whose protein sequence is MQVLSKQVEAYLEKSSWIRQMFEKGRELKQKYGPENVFDFSLGNPDLPPPQEVAQGLKELAEQVSKPFALGYMPNAGLPELRQALAKYLSQEQKVELEEQDIIVTCGAAGGLNALFRAILEPGDEVVCPAPYFVEYGFYVQNFKGILKTVPCKPLTFELDLDGLEAAIGPKVRAVLINSPNNPTGQVYSEEELKALVDILKAKSRQFGRPILLVSDEPYRFLTYDQVQVPSILSLYADSVIVSSFSKSLALAGERVGYIAVCPQMEQKEDLLAGLVLTNRILGYVNAPVIGQYLILKSLGSLVDTEKYVLRRKVMAEVLSNAGLEFSLPRGGFYFFPKAPHEKDHEFVRILIEEKVLAVPGSGFGYPGYVRFAFCVDDNIIARSADAIRTAVEKALKA
- a CDS encoding ABC transporter substrate-binding protein, whose protein sequence is MKILKIFYLTLTICMAVTVNGFAEDVIKLGAIFSASGPASFLGEPEKNTALMLQEQINSQGGILGKKVELIIYDDETDVNKCVLAADKLLKKDRVVAVIGPTTSGNTLAIVNKFERARIPLVSCAAAEKIVKPVKKWVFKTPQSDRHAVTKILKHAKSKGYKKIAIITVSNGFGQAGRAVLKELVPAMGLQLVADEVYGPKDTDMTSQLIKIKGQNPDAIICWGTNPGPAVVARNRVQLGIKTPLYMSHGVASKKFIELAGKASEGIMLPAGRLIVADQISDDNPQKPVLKAYIQDYESKFHTPVSTFGGHAWDAFHLIVKAIEMGNSTKPADIRNNLEKITGFVGTGGIFNFSPADHNGLDEDAFEMVEIQNGEWKIIK
- a CDS encoding tRNA (adenine-N1)-methyltransferase, translated to MLKPGQLVMLVSPKGKRYFKLAHPDDVLHTHDGQLEFKKVLQAGFGQTVPTHLGRPYLVLKPTLYDLIKSIKRQTQIIYPKEIGYIIIKLGIGPGSKVIEAGSGSGALTTALAWFVGEQGKVYTYERREEFFKLCARNLARAGLGSRVEQFNHDISAGFLQENVDTLFLDVRTPWDYLEHIPSALKPGAPLGFLLPTTNQVSKLLECLEQGPFGEIEVLEILVRRYKPVPQRLRPDDRMVAHTGYLVFARLT